The following coding sequences lie in one Musa acuminata AAA Group cultivar baxijiao chromosome BXJ3-1, Cavendish_Baxijiao_AAA, whole genome shotgun sequence genomic window:
- the LOC135628368 gene encoding polygalacturonase-like has translation MADGVYNVKDYGAAGDGKTDNTKVVEDSTDKELLHGLTTNAKRQMIANPYPCFVTNATIKSISSIDSKFFHIHVFESRNIIFDSIKISAPQDSPNTDGIHIAESTNIQVANSVIGTGDDCISIGPGCTNLTIFKVLCGPGHGISVGSLGRNAGEKDVIGLNVSNCNLTGTTNGLRIKTLQSSPSRLKATDFVFEHIIMNNVYNPIIINQNYCPSDNCPKKDPSLVKIKNIKYRNIVGTFLSPIAYNLVCSEVAPCEGVELSDISLKYNGNEKQPKNASICVHVYGSSNGNVKPDPCI, from the exons ATGGCTGAcggtgtttacaatgtgaagGATTATGGAGCAGCAGGAGATGGCAAAACCGATAACACAAAG GTGGTGGAAGATTCAACggacaaggagcttctgcatggccttacAACCAATGCAAAAAGACAAATGATTGCAAACCCTTACCCATG TTTCGTCACGAACGCAACCATCAAAAGCATTTCTTCTATCGACAGCAAGTTCTTCCACATTCATGTCTTTGAATCAAGAAACATTATCTTTGATTCCATCAAGATCAGTGCTCCTCAAGATAGCCCCAACACTGATGGCATTCACATCGCCGAGTCGACCAATATCCAGGTTGCCAATTCAGTCATCGGCACCGGTGATGACTGCATCTCCATCGGCCCGGGCTGCACCAATCTGACCATCTTTAAGGTGTTATGCGGCCCAGGCCATGGCATCAGCGTCGGTAGTCTCGGCAGAAATGCTGGTGAGAAAGATGTAATCGGGCTGAACGTGAGTAATTGCAATCTTACCGGTACAACAAATggattgaggatcaagacattgcaatcttctccatctaggttgaaggccactgatttcgtctttgaacacatcatcatgaataatgtcTATAACCCCATCATCATAAATCAGAATTATTGCCCATCAGATAACTGTCCCAAAAAG GATCCTTCTCTAGTTAAGATCAAGAATATCAAGTACAGAAATATCGTGGGGACCTTTCTCTCGCCAATAGCTTATAATCTAGTGTGCAGCGAGGTTGCTCCATGTGAGGGCGTGGAGCTCAGTGACATCAGCTTGAAGTACAACGGCAACGAAAAGCAACCCAAAAATGCTTCTATTTGTGTTCATGTCTATGGTAGCTCCAATGGCAACGTGAAACCTGACCCGTGCATCTGA